The Triticum aestivum cultivar Chinese Spring chromosome 7B, IWGSC CS RefSeq v2.1, whole genome shotgun sequence genome window below encodes:
- the LOC123161599 gene encoding protein ENHANCED DOWNY MILDEW 2 isoform X5: MTIFDDDDDAEPQLKVVDNYYFEKAKNEFVCFSTLPLKFDENDKVSGKGIYLRRYPAGGAPAVYKQVVAWTVALNREQPKISVLSSEGYWIELDLLKPRKIYWKFARSALTTVQMLHFVKRQPRKLMISLSVHLREVFSKFETEEMEDALGKHHHIIKRCAERDPALMRSKILQSFIKDTSGKYFEDILRSLSTKESFIVVAEPLASGGKGNCDTYSDGNIIGDDGDGTEPICAICDEGGELLSCKGRCKRAFHPTIEAGRKSKCVTLGYTAVQVKEMNKFICENCRYEQHQCFKCGELDSSHEPNAKVFQCCKLFCGHFYHPKCAAELLQSHSNGACELENKIAAGMPFPCPVHWCSRPDCKIMEEGTERAMWLAGCRRCPRSYHLDCLPREICFKYGNGRIRAWFLSERNLSKRLIIYCTDHEIDPAMGTPCRDHIKFPALLENKGHGSTESTKFQHSEECKLLMESEAYVNIIVSWLP; encoded by the exons ATGACAATTtttgacgacgatgatgatgcggagCCACAACTGAAGGTCGTTGACAACTACTATTTTGAGAAAGCCAAGAACGAGTTTGTTTGTTTCAGCACCTTGCCCCTTAAGTTTGATGAGAATGATAAAGTCTCCGGGAAGGGTATCTACTTGCGTCGATATCCCGCAGGTGGCGCCCCTGCAGTATACAAGCAGGTTGTAGCTTGGACAGTAGCACTTAACCGTGAGCAGCCAAAGATCTCAGTGCTTTCAAGTGAGGGCTATTGGATAGAATTGGATCTATTGAAACCACGGAAAATCTATTGGAAGTTTGCTCGATCAGCATTAACGACAGTTCAAATGCTCCACTTTGTCAAAAGGCAACCCAGAAAACTGATGATAAGTCTTTCTGTTCACCTCCGTGAAGTATTCAG TAAATTTGAAACGGAAGAGATGGAGGATGCTTTAGGGAAACACCATCACATAATCAAGCGATGTGCAGAGAGGGATCCTGCTTTAATGAGGTCAAAG ATTCTGCAAAGCTTTATCAAGGACACTTCTGGGAAATACTTTGAG GACATATTAAGGAGTCTGAGCACCAAGGAGTCATTCATTGTTGTTGCTGAGCCTCTTGCAAGTGGGGGTAAAGGCAATTGCGATACATATAGTGATGGTAACATaatcggtgatgatggtgatggtacTGAGCCAATATGTGCAATATGTGACGAAGGAGGAGAATTACTTAG CTGTAAAGGTCGATGCAAGAGAGCCTTCCATCCTACAATAGAAGCTGGCAGAAAGTCTAAATGTGTAACACTTGGTTACACTGCTGTCCAAGTAAAG GAAATGAATAAGTTCATATGCGAAAACTGTAGATATGAACAACACCAATGTTTCAAATGCGGAGAACTCGACTCGTCTCATGAGCCTAATGCCAAG GTCTTTCAATGTTGTAAACTGTTTTGTGGCCACTTCTACCACCCCAAGTGTGCTGCAGAATTACTTCAGTCTCACAGTAATGGAGCCTGTGAGTTGGAGAACAAGATTGCAGCTGGGATGCCATTTCCGTGTCCTGTACATTGGTGCTCCAGACCTGATTGTAAAATAATGGAGGAAGGGACTGAAAGAGCAATGTGGCTTGCTGGCTGCAGACGTTGTCCAAGGTCATATCACTTAGATTGTTTGCCAAG GGAGATATGCTTTAAGTATGGTAACGGACGTATACGTGCTTGGTTTCTATCGGAAAGAAACCTATCTAAAAGACTCATCATTTACTGCAC AGACCATGAGATAGACCCAGCTATGGGAACACCTTGCAGGGATCATATAAAGTTCCCTGCTCTTCTAGAAAACAAAGGTCACGGTTCAACAGAATCCACAAAGTTTCAGCACTCTGAG
- the LOC123161599 gene encoding protein ENHANCED DOWNY MILDEW 2 isoform X3, translated as MTIFDDDDDAEPQLKVVDNYYFEKAKNEFVCFSTLPLKFDENDKVSGKGIYLRRYPAGGAPAVYKQVVAWTVALNREQPKISVLSSEGYWIELDLLKPRKIYWKFARSALTTVQMLHFVKRQPRKLMISLSVHLREVFSKFETEEMEDALGKHHHIIKRCAERDPALMRSKILQSFIKDTSGKYFEDILRSLSTKESFIVVAEPLASGGKGNCDTYSDGNIIGDDGDGTEPICAICDEGGELLSCKGRCKRAFHPTIEAGRKSKCVTLGYTAVQVKEMNKFICENCRYEQHQCFKCGELDSSHEPNAKVFQCCKLFCGHFYHPKCAAELLQSHSNGACELENKIAAGMPFPCPVHWCSRPDCKIMEEGTERAMWLAGCRRCPRSYHLDCLPREICFKYGNGRIRAWFLSERNLSKRLIIYCTDHEIDPAMGTPCRDHIKFPALLENKGHGSTESTKFQHSERKPLCRILMMVSRTLKILPNQTWRRDQYQKEFTTSMQAKMILMLMDLLPIMVPKP; from the exons ATGACAATTtttgacgacgatgatgatgcggagCCACAACTGAAGGTCGTTGACAACTACTATTTTGAGAAAGCCAAGAACGAGTTTGTTTGTTTCAGCACCTTGCCCCTTAAGTTTGATGAGAATGATAAAGTCTCCGGGAAGGGTATCTACTTGCGTCGATATCCCGCAGGTGGCGCCCCTGCAGTATACAAGCAGGTTGTAGCTTGGACAGTAGCACTTAACCGTGAGCAGCCAAAGATCTCAGTGCTTTCAAGTGAGGGCTATTGGATAGAATTGGATCTATTGAAACCACGGAAAATCTATTGGAAGTTTGCTCGATCAGCATTAACGACAGTTCAAATGCTCCACTTTGTCAAAAGGCAACCCAGAAAACTGATGATAAGTCTTTCTGTTCACCTCCGTGAAGTATTCAG TAAATTTGAAACGGAAGAGATGGAGGATGCTTTAGGGAAACACCATCACATAATCAAGCGATGTGCAGAGAGGGATCCTGCTTTAATGAGGTCAAAG ATTCTGCAAAGCTTTATCAAGGACACTTCTGGGAAATACTTTGAG GACATATTAAGGAGTCTGAGCACCAAGGAGTCATTCATTGTTGTTGCTGAGCCTCTTGCAAGTGGGGGTAAAGGCAATTGCGATACATATAGTGATGGTAACATaatcggtgatgatggtgatggtacTGAGCCAATATGTGCAATATGTGACGAAGGAGGAGAATTACTTAG CTGTAAAGGTCGATGCAAGAGAGCCTTCCATCCTACAATAGAAGCTGGCAGAAAGTCTAAATGTGTAACACTTGGTTACACTGCTGTCCAAGTAAAG GAAATGAATAAGTTCATATGCGAAAACTGTAGATATGAACAACACCAATGTTTCAAATGCGGAGAACTCGACTCGTCTCATGAGCCTAATGCCAAG GTCTTTCAATGTTGTAAACTGTTTTGTGGCCACTTCTACCACCCCAAGTGTGCTGCAGAATTACTTCAGTCTCACAGTAATGGAGCCTGTGAGTTGGAGAACAAGATTGCAGCTGGGATGCCATTTCCGTGTCCTGTACATTGGTGCTCCAGACCTGATTGTAAAATAATGGAGGAAGGGACTGAAAGAGCAATGTGGCTTGCTGGCTGCAGACGTTGTCCAAGGTCATATCACTTAGATTGTTTGCCAAG GGAGATATGCTTTAAGTATGGTAACGGACGTATACGTGCTTGGTTTCTATCGGAAAGAAACCTATCTAAAAGACTCATCATTTACTGCAC AGACCATGAGATAGACCCAGCTATGGGAACACCTTGCAGGGATCATATAAAGTTCCCTGCTCTTCTAGAAAACAAAGGTCACGGTTCAACAGAATCCACAAAGTTTCAGCACTCTGAG AGGAAACCATTGTGTAGAATTTTGATGATGGTCTCGAGGACTTTGAAGATTCTGCCAAACCAG
- the LOC123161599 gene encoding protein ENHANCED DOWNY MILDEW 2 isoform X2, with translation MTIFDDDDDAEPQLKVVDNYYFEKAKNEFVCFSTLPLKFDENDKVSGKGIYLRRYPAGGAPAVYKQVVAWTVALNREQPKISVLSSEGYWIELDLLKPRKIYWKFARSALTTVQMLHFVKRQPRKLMISLSVHLREVFSKFETEEMEDALGKHHHIIKRCAERDPALMRSKILQSFIKDTSGKYFEDILRSLSTKESFIVVAEPLASGGKGNCDTYSDGNIIGDDGDGTEPICAICDEGGELLSCKGRCKRAFHPTIEAGRKSKCVTLGYTAVQVKEMNKFICENCRYEQHQCFKCGELDSSHEPNAKVFQCCKLFCGHFYHPKCAAELLQSHSNGACELENKIAAGMPFPCPVHWCSRPDCKIMEEGTERAMWLAGCRRCPRSYHLDCLPREICFKYGNGRIRAWFLSERNLSKRLIIYCTDHEIDPAMGTPCRDHIKFPALLENKGHGSTESTKFQHSEDYICSPCPSQRKANATKVEEIRERLEKKRRLQHNKEMGSRLSIEGNKNIKRDSTYVLLGSSHKASRGNHCVEF, from the exons ATGACAATTtttgacgacgatgatgatgcggagCCACAACTGAAGGTCGTTGACAACTACTATTTTGAGAAAGCCAAGAACGAGTTTGTTTGTTTCAGCACCTTGCCCCTTAAGTTTGATGAGAATGATAAAGTCTCCGGGAAGGGTATCTACTTGCGTCGATATCCCGCAGGTGGCGCCCCTGCAGTATACAAGCAGGTTGTAGCTTGGACAGTAGCACTTAACCGTGAGCAGCCAAAGATCTCAGTGCTTTCAAGTGAGGGCTATTGGATAGAATTGGATCTATTGAAACCACGGAAAATCTATTGGAAGTTTGCTCGATCAGCATTAACGACAGTTCAAATGCTCCACTTTGTCAAAAGGCAACCCAGAAAACTGATGATAAGTCTTTCTGTTCACCTCCGTGAAGTATTCAG TAAATTTGAAACGGAAGAGATGGAGGATGCTTTAGGGAAACACCATCACATAATCAAGCGATGTGCAGAGAGGGATCCTGCTTTAATGAGGTCAAAG ATTCTGCAAAGCTTTATCAAGGACACTTCTGGGAAATACTTTGAG GACATATTAAGGAGTCTGAGCACCAAGGAGTCATTCATTGTTGTTGCTGAGCCTCTTGCAAGTGGGGGTAAAGGCAATTGCGATACATATAGTGATGGTAACATaatcggtgatgatggtgatggtacTGAGCCAATATGTGCAATATGTGACGAAGGAGGAGAATTACTTAG CTGTAAAGGTCGATGCAAGAGAGCCTTCCATCCTACAATAGAAGCTGGCAGAAAGTCTAAATGTGTAACACTTGGTTACACTGCTGTCCAAGTAAAG GAAATGAATAAGTTCATATGCGAAAACTGTAGATATGAACAACACCAATGTTTCAAATGCGGAGAACTCGACTCGTCTCATGAGCCTAATGCCAAG GTCTTTCAATGTTGTAAACTGTTTTGTGGCCACTTCTACCACCCCAAGTGTGCTGCAGAATTACTTCAGTCTCACAGTAATGGAGCCTGTGAGTTGGAGAACAAGATTGCAGCTGGGATGCCATTTCCGTGTCCTGTACATTGGTGCTCCAGACCTGATTGTAAAATAATGGAGGAAGGGACTGAAAGAGCAATGTGGCTTGCTGGCTGCAGACGTTGTCCAAGGTCATATCACTTAGATTGTTTGCCAAG GGAGATATGCTTTAAGTATGGTAACGGACGTATACGTGCTTGGTTTCTATCGGAAAGAAACCTATCTAAAAGACTCATCATTTACTGCAC AGACCATGAGATAGACCCAGCTATGGGAACACCTTGCAGGGATCATATAAAGTTCCCTGCTCTTCTAGAAAACAAAGGTCACGGTTCAACAGAATCCACAAAGTTTCAGCACTCTGAG GATTATATATGTTCACCTTGTCCTTCACAAAGGAAGGCAAACGCTACAAAAGTAGAGGAAATTAGAGAAAGGCTTGAGAAGAAGAGAAGGCTGCAGCACAACAAAGAGATGGGTTCGAGATTGTCTATAGAAGGAAATAAAAACATCAAGAGAGATTCAACATATGTTTTGTTGGGATCATCTCACAAGGCATCTAG AGGAAACCATTGTGTAGAATTTTGA
- the LOC123161599 gene encoding protein ENHANCED DOWNY MILDEW 2 isoform X4: MTIFDDDDDAEPQLKVVDNYYFEKAKNEFVCFSTLPLKFDENDKVSGKGIYLRRYPAGGAPAVYKQVVAWTVALNREQPKISVLSSEGYWIELDLLKPRKIYWKFARSALTTVQMLHFVKRQPRKLMISLSVHLREVFSKFETEEMEDALGKHHHIIKRCAERDPALMRSKILQSFIKDTSGKYFEDILRSLSTKESFIVVAEPLASGGKGNCDTYSDGNIIGDDGDGTEPICAICDEGGELLSCKGRCKRAFHPTIEAGRKSKCVTLGYTAVQVKEMNKFICENCRYEQHQCFKCGELDSSHEPNAKVFQCCKLFCGHFYHPKCAAELLQSHSNGACELENKIAAGMPFPCPVHWCSRPDCKIMEEGTERAMWLAGCRRCPRSYHLDCLPREICFKYGNGRIRAWFLSERNLSKRLIIYCTDHEIDPAMGTPCRDHIKFPALLENKGHGSTESTKFQHSERKPLCRILMMVSRTLKILPNQMILMLMDLLPIMVPKP, encoded by the exons ATGACAATTtttgacgacgatgatgatgcggagCCACAACTGAAGGTCGTTGACAACTACTATTTTGAGAAAGCCAAGAACGAGTTTGTTTGTTTCAGCACCTTGCCCCTTAAGTTTGATGAGAATGATAAAGTCTCCGGGAAGGGTATCTACTTGCGTCGATATCCCGCAGGTGGCGCCCCTGCAGTATACAAGCAGGTTGTAGCTTGGACAGTAGCACTTAACCGTGAGCAGCCAAAGATCTCAGTGCTTTCAAGTGAGGGCTATTGGATAGAATTGGATCTATTGAAACCACGGAAAATCTATTGGAAGTTTGCTCGATCAGCATTAACGACAGTTCAAATGCTCCACTTTGTCAAAAGGCAACCCAGAAAACTGATGATAAGTCTTTCTGTTCACCTCCGTGAAGTATTCAG TAAATTTGAAACGGAAGAGATGGAGGATGCTTTAGGGAAACACCATCACATAATCAAGCGATGTGCAGAGAGGGATCCTGCTTTAATGAGGTCAAAG ATTCTGCAAAGCTTTATCAAGGACACTTCTGGGAAATACTTTGAG GACATATTAAGGAGTCTGAGCACCAAGGAGTCATTCATTGTTGTTGCTGAGCCTCTTGCAAGTGGGGGTAAAGGCAATTGCGATACATATAGTGATGGTAACATaatcggtgatgatggtgatggtacTGAGCCAATATGTGCAATATGTGACGAAGGAGGAGAATTACTTAG CTGTAAAGGTCGATGCAAGAGAGCCTTCCATCCTACAATAGAAGCTGGCAGAAAGTCTAAATGTGTAACACTTGGTTACACTGCTGTCCAAGTAAAG GAAATGAATAAGTTCATATGCGAAAACTGTAGATATGAACAACACCAATGTTTCAAATGCGGAGAACTCGACTCGTCTCATGAGCCTAATGCCAAG GTCTTTCAATGTTGTAAACTGTTTTGTGGCCACTTCTACCACCCCAAGTGTGCTGCAGAATTACTTCAGTCTCACAGTAATGGAGCCTGTGAGTTGGAGAACAAGATTGCAGCTGGGATGCCATTTCCGTGTCCTGTACATTGGTGCTCCAGACCTGATTGTAAAATAATGGAGGAAGGGACTGAAAGAGCAATGTGGCTTGCTGGCTGCAGACGTTGTCCAAGGTCATATCACTTAGATTGTTTGCCAAG GGAGATATGCTTTAAGTATGGTAACGGACGTATACGTGCTTGGTTTCTATCGGAAAGAAACCTATCTAAAAGACTCATCATTTACTGCAC AGACCATGAGATAGACCCAGCTATGGGAACACCTTGCAGGGATCATATAAAGTTCCCTGCTCTTCTAGAAAACAAAGGTCACGGTTCAACAGAATCCACAAAGTTTCAGCACTCTGAG AGGAAACCATTGTGTAGAATTTTGATGATGGTCTCGAGGACTTTGAAGATTCTGCCAAACCAG